The proteins below come from a single Archangium lipolyticum genomic window:
- a CDS encoding TVP38/TMEM64 family protein: MNPNTRPMDQTRGLPAIWGRAILLGLLLASLALLATSDVFQALLRQLLDEAAPIISRHPFWGAVLFILLSALSAMLAFFSSALLLPVALHVWGKTACALLLWMGWMLGGITAYGIARFWGRPVIRRLTSSSLLNRYEDRLSRHTPFGLVLLFQLSVPSEIPGYVLGLARYGLRRYLLVLALAELPYAVGTVYLGASFLEQRPLVLLGLGVFGILFGAWALHVLRKRLGP, encoded by the coding sequence ATGAACCCGAACACCAGGCCGATGGACCAGACTCGCGGGCTTCCGGCCATATGGGGCCGGGCGATTCTGCTGGGGCTGCTCCTCGCCAGCCTCGCCCTCCTCGCCACCTCGGACGTATTCCAGGCCCTCCTGCGCCAGCTCCTCGACGAGGCCGCGCCCATCATCTCCAGACATCCCTTCTGGGGCGCGGTGCTCTTCATCCTCCTGTCCGCGCTGTCGGCCATGCTGGCCTTCTTCTCCAGCGCGCTGCTGCTACCGGTGGCCCTCCACGTCTGGGGGAAGACAGCCTGCGCGCTTCTGCTCTGGATGGGCTGGATGCTCGGAGGCATCACCGCCTATGGCATCGCCCGCTTCTGGGGCCGGCCGGTCATCCGCAGGCTCACCTCCTCCAGCCTGCTCAACCGCTACGAGGATCGCCTCTCCCGGCACACGCCCTTCGGCCTGGTGCTCCTCTTCCAGCTCTCGGTCCCCTCGGAGATTCCCGGCTATGTGCTCGGCCTGGCGCGCTACGGGCTGCGCCGCTACCTGCTCGTCCTCGCCCTCGCGGAGCTACCGTACGCGGTGGGCACCGTCTACCTGGGCGCCAGCTTCCTCGAGCAACGCCCCCTGGTGCTGCTGGGCCTGGGCGTGTTCGGCATCCTCTTCGGCGCGTGGGCGCTCCACGTGTTGCGCAAGCGCCTCGGTCCATAG
- a CDS encoding CBS domain-containing protein — MTRNLVTLTETQNLALAEDLLRLHRIRHLPVVRNGKLIGLVTHRDLLRAAAQRGGADPAKQPLWASDVMVRDVKTVQADTSTREAVKLMLDNKYGCLPVVGADGQLIGIITEADMVRFAQHLIEDMDRRSLAAEYEA; from the coding sequence ATGACCCGCAATCTGGTCACTCTCACGGAGACCCAGAACCTCGCCCTGGCGGAGGACTTGCTCCGCCTGCACCGCATCCGTCACCTGCCCGTGGTGCGCAACGGGAAGCTCATCGGGCTCGTCACCCACCGGGATCTCCTGAGGGCCGCGGCGCAGCGCGGCGGAGCGGACCCAGCCAAGCAGCCGCTCTGGGCCTCGGACGTGATGGTGCGCGACGTGAAGACCGTCCAGGCGGACACGTCCACCCGTGAAGCGGTGAAGCTGATGCTGGACAACAAGTACGGCTGCCTGCCCGTGGTGGGTGCGGACGGCCAGCTCATCGGCATCATCACCGAGGCGGACATGGTCCGTTTCGCCCAGCACCTCATCGAGGACATGGACCGCCGGAGCCTCGCGGCCGAATACGAAGCCTGA
- a CDS encoding protoglobin domain-containing protein, with the protein MAETLFEELKRYVGFGPQDEQALRALHEVARHHFRDIAHVFYARILEHEGARNALAGESQVGHLKVTLQAWMEQLLRGPWDEDYYLLRCRIGRMHVRIALPQHYMFGAMNVLREEFNRVIDEHYVGQPEAIRAARSALGKILDLEVAIMLHTYREDLLAQQARSERLSTFGQLVGSIGHELRNPLGVIETSLFILKGRPLATDERAAKHLARIGEQVALANRIVTDLLDMIRDRPLKREPLRLDEVWKDALTSVQVPAGVSIHAEGLPELPTLQGDPGQMRQVFVNLLENAVHAVGETGSVTLTAEKGVDAVELRLEDSGPGVSESIRRRMFEPLMTTKARGIGLGLPLVKRILERHGGSIAYAPREGRGACFVLRLPLSTSSP; encoded by the coding sequence ATGGCGGAGACCTTGTTCGAAGAATTGAAACGGTACGTGGGCTTCGGGCCGCAGGACGAGCAGGCGCTCCGAGCCCTCCACGAGGTGGCCCGGCACCACTTCCGTGACATCGCGCACGTCTTCTACGCGCGCATCCTGGAGCACGAGGGCGCGCGCAACGCCCTGGCGGGCGAGAGCCAGGTGGGCCACCTCAAGGTCACGTTGCAGGCGTGGATGGAGCAACTGCTGCGCGGGCCCTGGGACGAGGACTACTACCTGTTGCGCTGCCGCATCGGCCGCATGCATGTGCGCATCGCGCTGCCCCAGCACTACATGTTCGGCGCGATGAACGTCCTGCGGGAGGAGTTCAACCGCGTCATCGACGAGCACTACGTCGGCCAGCCCGAGGCGATCCGGGCGGCGCGCTCGGCCCTGGGGAAGATCCTCGATCTCGAGGTGGCCATCATGCTGCACACCTACCGGGAGGATCTGCTCGCCCAGCAGGCGCGCAGCGAGCGGCTGTCCACCTTCGGCCAGCTCGTGGGCTCCATCGGGCACGAGCTGCGCAACCCGCTGGGCGTCATCGAGACGTCGCTCTTCATCCTCAAGGGCCGGCCCCTGGCCACCGACGAGCGCGCCGCCAAGCACCTGGCGCGCATTGGCGAGCAGGTGGCTCTGGCCAACCGCATCGTCACGGATCTGCTGGACATGATCCGTGACCGCCCCCTCAAGCGCGAGCCCCTGCGGCTCGACGAGGTGTGGAAGGACGCGCTCACCTCGGTGCAGGTCCCCGCGGGCGTCTCCATTCACGCCGAGGGACTCCCCGAGCTCCCCACGCTGCAGGGAGACCCCGGGCAGATGCGCCAGGTCTTCGTCAACCTGCTGGAGAACGCCGTGCATGCCGTGGGTGAGACGGGCTCGGTGACGCTGACGGCGGAGAAGGGCGTGGACGCGGTGGAGCTGCGCCTGGAGGACTCGGGGCCGGGCGTCAGCGAGTCCATCCGGCGCCGCATGTTCGAGCCGCTGATGACCACCAAGGCCCGTGGCATCGGCCTGGGCCTGCCGCTCGTCAAGCGCATCCTCGAGCGCCATGGCGGCTCCATCGCCTACGCGCCGCGTGAGGGCCGTGGCGCGTGTTTCGTCCTGAGGCTACCCCTCTCCACCTCTTCCCCGTAG
- a CDS encoding sensor histidine kinase: MSVSLTHSPRVLVVDDNAAFLDNLQELLGDAGYLVQGASSCREARERIRDGFDVALVDLRLPDGEGTALARELKEKVPESEVVLLTGFATLETAVAAVRAGACAYLMKPCAPNELLLTLEQAMRQVRLQAEKRELARRAQVTEKLAAVGTMTAGLSHEIRNPLNAAALQLSVLERRVRRLSAELQPNLLEPLLLVRDEIRRLDHILEDFLQFARPREFRPQPVEVKTLLRRVVDLLGSQADARRVRLELDGDGGVSVPPISGEEERLRQVLINLTINALEATPAGGLVRVSAGREGSVAWITVDDTGPGIAPEIRDRLFEPFFTTKAQGSGLGLSIVHAIVTQHGGTLEVGSSPEGGARFILRLPLAP; the protein is encoded by the coding sequence ATGAGCGTCTCTCTCACCCATAGCCCCCGCGTGCTCGTCGTCGACGACAACGCGGCCTTTCTCGACAACCTCCAGGAGTTGCTCGGTGACGCGGGCTACCTGGTGCAGGGTGCCTCCAGTTGCCGCGAGGCCCGTGAGCGGATCCGGGATGGCTTCGACGTGGCGCTGGTGGATCTGCGGCTGCCAGACGGGGAGGGGACCGCGCTCGCCCGCGAGCTGAAGGAGAAGGTGCCCGAGTCCGAGGTGGTGCTGCTCACCGGCTTCGCCACGCTGGAGACGGCCGTGGCGGCGGTGCGCGCGGGCGCCTGCGCCTACCTGATGAAGCCCTGCGCGCCCAACGAGCTGCTCCTCACGTTGGAGCAGGCCATGCGTCAGGTGCGCCTCCAGGCGGAGAAGCGCGAGCTGGCGCGCAGGGCCCAGGTGACGGAGAAGCTCGCCGCGGTGGGCACCATGACGGCGGGGCTCTCGCACGAGATCCGCAACCCGCTCAACGCGGCGGCCCTGCAGCTCTCGGTGCTGGAGCGGCGGGTGCGGCGGCTCTCCGCGGAGCTGCAGCCCAACCTGCTGGAGCCACTGCTGCTGGTGCGGGATGAGATCCGCCGGTTGGATCACATCCTCGAGGACTTCCTGCAGTTCGCGCGGCCGCGCGAGTTCCGCCCGCAGCCGGTGGAGGTGAAGACGCTGCTGCGCCGCGTGGTGGATCTGCTGGGCAGTCAGGCGGATGCGCGCCGGGTGAGGCTGGAGCTGGACGGAGACGGGGGGGTGTCGGTTCCCCCCATCTCGGGCGAGGAGGAGCGGCTGCGCCAGGTGCTCATCAACCTGACCATCAACGCGCTGGAGGCCACGCCGGCCGGCGGGCTCGTGCGTGTCTCCGCGGGCCGCGAGGGCTCCGTGGCGTGGATCACCGTGGACGACACGGGCCCGGGCATCGCGCCGGAGATCCGCGACCGGCTCTTCGAGCCCTTCTTCACCACGAAGGCCCAGGGCTCGGGGCTGGGGCTGTCCATCGTCCATGCCATCGTGACGCAGCACGGCGGCACGTTGGAGGTGGGCAGCTCGCCCGAGGGTGGGGCACGGTTCATCCTGCGCCTGCCCCTGGCGCCCTGA
- a CDS encoding universal stress protein, protein MSIVFGTDFSERAMTAARAAAAFARRSGEVLHLVHVTEYGSAGRTSATDEALRREVSARLEAQAAELRAGDTRVESHLQEGAPDEVLVEHAAAVHASLLIVSHHGQRAPRWRIGNVAERVVQTARCPVLVVRSSSALESWSRGERSLRVLLGLDFTPPSEAAVAWVRKLRMLGSCEVVAAHHYWGADAHVRYGVPLSTESEVTPEVEEALRRDLTARLGDMPGTGAVWVHLDPGLGRPSDSLVALARKEEADLIVVGTHQRTGASKWWYGSVSQRIIHEAPVSVLCVPASSATPLTIPEVRRILAPTDLSEVGVSAIRHAYSVVPAGGTVYLLHVLEPVGGVPPLYAQYLSPQAPPIRTPEQERLAEELRGLVPPEAAARGISTRVEVVHGRKVSEAISQAAERFNCDVICLATHGRSGLSKALLGSVAQEVIQNSARPVLLVRPT, encoded by the coding sequence ATGTCGATCGTCTTCGGAACGGATTTCTCGGAGCGGGCGATGACAGCGGCACGGGCGGCGGCGGCTTTCGCCCGCCGGAGCGGCGAGGTGCTCCACCTGGTCCACGTCACCGAGTATGGCAGTGCGGGGCGCACCTCCGCGACCGACGAGGCCCTGCGCCGCGAGGTGTCCGCCCGCCTGGAGGCCCAGGCGGCCGAGCTGCGCGCAGGAGACACACGGGTGGAGTCGCACCTGCAGGAGGGGGCCCCGGACGAGGTCCTCGTCGAGCACGCGGCCGCCGTCCATGCCTCGCTCCTCATCGTGTCCCACCATGGTCAGCGGGCCCCCCGCTGGCGCATCGGCAACGTGGCGGAGCGGGTCGTGCAGACGGCCCGCTGCCCGGTGCTGGTCGTCCGCTCGTCGAGCGCGCTGGAGTCCTGGTCACGGGGCGAGCGCAGCCTGCGTGTCCTGCTCGGCCTGGACTTCACCCCTCCCTCGGAGGCGGCGGTGGCCTGGGTGCGCAAGCTGCGCATGCTCGGCAGCTGTGAGGTGGTGGCCGCCCACCACTACTGGGGCGCGGACGCGCACGTGCGCTACGGCGTCCCCCTGTCCACCGAATCCGAGGTGACACCCGAAGTGGAGGAGGCGCTGCGGCGTGACCTGACGGCCCGCCTGGGGGACATGCCTGGCACCGGAGCGGTCTGGGTGCACCTGGATCCCGGCCTGGGCCGGCCCTCGGACTCGCTGGTGGCGTTGGCGCGCAAGGAGGAGGCGGATCTCATCGTGGTGGGGACCCACCAGCGGACCGGGGCCAGCAAGTGGTGGTACGGCTCGGTGTCGCAGCGCATCATCCACGAGGCGCCCGTCTCCGTGCTCTGCGTGCCCGCCAGCTCGGCCACCCCGCTCACCATCCCCGAGGTGCGCCGGATCCTGGCCCCCACGGATCTCTCCGAGGTGGGTGTCAGCGCCATCCGGCACGCCTACTCGGTGGTTCCGGCCGGAGGCACCGTCTACCTGCTGCACGTGTTGGAGCCCGTGGGAGGCGTTCCCCCGCTCTATGCGCAGTACCTGTCGCCCCAGGCGCCCCCGATCCGCACACCCGAGCAGGAGCGCCTCGCCGAGGAGCTGCGCGGGCTCGTCCCTCCCGAGGCAGCCGCCCGGGGTATCTCCACGCGCGTGGAGGTGGTCCACGGCCGCAAGGTGTCCGAGGCCATCAGCCAGGCGGCCGAGCGGTTCAACTGTGATGTCATCTGCCTGGCCACTCATGGGCGCTCGGGGCTGTCCAAGGCACTGCTCGGCTCGGTGGCTCAGGAAGTCATCCAGAACAGCGCCCGGCCGGTGTTGCTCGTCCGTCCCACATGA
- a CDS encoding OmpA family protein, giving the protein MKVKALCISLALLGVPAVSFAQSPFDQIKKAAGDAGKGAVEKRVNTKLTEEARKNQCSFKSGTDVLEPGCDKKLKNLANALIEAKKQLDSAGVKNFKFEVSGHTDSSGDAAKNKELSARRAEVIVKELAARGVSRAEIISVGRGSEQPLVKPDNTPAKKAKNRRYEIQVRL; this is encoded by the coding sequence ATGAAGGTGAAGGCGCTGTGCATCTCCCTGGCGCTGCTCGGGGTCCCCGCGGTCTCGTTCGCCCAGAGCCCGTTCGATCAGATCAAGAAGGCGGCGGGTGACGCGGGCAAGGGCGCCGTCGAGAAGCGCGTCAACACGAAGCTGACGGAGGAGGCCCGCAAGAACCAGTGCAGCTTCAAATCGGGCACGGACGTGCTCGAGCCCGGCTGTGACAAGAAGCTCAAGAACCTGGCCAATGCCCTCATCGAGGCGAAGAAGCAGCTCGATTCGGCTGGCGTGAAGAACTTCAAGTTCGAGGTCTCCGGGCACACCGATTCGAGCGGCGACGCGGCCAAGAACAAGGAGCTCAGCGCCAGGCGCGCCGAGGTCATCGTCAAGGAGCTGGCCGCCCGGGGCGTGTCCCGCGCGGAGATCATCTCCGTGGGCCGTGGCTCGGAGCAGCCGCTGGTGAAGCCGGACAACACGCCGGCCAAGAAGGCGAAGAACCGGCGCTACGAGATCCAGGTCCGGCTCTGA
- a CDS encoding response regulator: protein MRNYLLLDDNEAFAENLAEILRDGGDEATVVTDGARALELARSNHFDVLLTDMKMPGMSGAAAVHHIRQVDPGLAAVVITAHPGEDDLETARREGLLAVLPKPVPIPMLVGLLSQARRDGLVALVEDDLALSDNLTEVLRSRGFSCVTARSVLDAEQLASVRPFAALVDLRMPGGPDGEALRRLRARFPELPVFVMTAFPDVASTLPEHRGIFSKPFDTAALLETLERIHAERRPRPS, encoded by the coding sequence ATGAGGAACTACCTGCTGCTCGACGACAACGAGGCCTTCGCGGAGAACTTGGCGGAGATCCTCCGGGATGGCGGTGACGAGGCCACGGTGGTGACGGATGGGGCCCGGGCGTTGGAGCTGGCGCGCTCCAACCACTTCGACGTCCTCCTCACGGACATGAAGATGCCTGGCATGAGCGGGGCCGCGGCGGTGCACCACATCCGCCAGGTGGATCCGGGGCTCGCCGCCGTGGTCATCACCGCCCACCCCGGGGAAGACGACCTGGAGACGGCCCGGCGCGAGGGGCTGCTGGCGGTGCTGCCCAAGCCCGTGCCCATTCCCATGCTCGTGGGGCTGCTGTCCCAGGCGCGCCGGGATGGGCTGGTGGCGCTCGTCGAGGATGACCTGGCCCTCAGCGACAACCTCACCGAGGTGCTGCGCTCCCGCGGCTTCTCGTGCGTCACCGCGCGCTCGGTGCTGGACGCCGAGCAGCTCGCCTCGGTGCGGCCCTTCGCCGCGCTGGTGGATCTGCGCATGCCGGGTGGCCCGGACGGCGAGGCGCTGCGCCGGCTGCGGGCGCGCTTCCCCGAGCTGCCGGTGTTCGTGATGACGGCTTTTCCGGACGTGGCGTCGACCTTGCCCGAGCACAGGGGCATCTTCTCCAAACCCTTCGATACGGCGGCGTTGCTGGAGACGCTGGAGCGCATCCACGCCGAGCGCCGACCGCGGCCATCATGA
- a CDS encoding sigma-54-dependent transcriptional regulator, protein MSAQRILVVDDEDNARRAIATILGEEGYEVAEASNGEEALSRLADFSPAAVLTDVRMPKMDGLTFLKKAREQGSDATFIVMTAFASVETAVEAMRAGAENYLIKPLDANALLVVLGKALEKRALTREAETLREQVRQRTRFHNIIGESPLLQAVYDVVRRAATTRATVLILGESGTGKELIAQAIHQESQRRDKPFIKVHCAALSENLLESEIFGHEKGAFTGAMARKEGRFELADGGTLFLDEIGEISPSVQVKLLRVLQQREFERVGGTQTLKVDVRIVAATHRDLTAEVKAGKFREDLYYRLNVVAVTLPPLRERKSDIPALVNHFLEKYSDSYGKDVRGLAPGTLQALLSYDWPGNIRELENAIERAVVLAGGSELTTDDLPPVLRGPRPTGSSPSSLIPGATLAQIEREAILRTMEMVGGSTTRAAEILGISVRKVQYRLKEYSAEASGKPLPSTEEEQNPEAEATSE, encoded by the coding sequence ATGTCCGCCCAACGCATCCTGGTCGTCGATGATGAGGACAATGCCCGCCGTGCCATCGCCACCATCCTCGGCGAGGAGGGTTACGAGGTCGCCGAGGCTTCCAATGGCGAAGAGGCCCTGTCCCGGCTGGCTGATTTCTCACCGGCCGCCGTCCTCACGGACGTGCGCATGCCGAAGATGGACGGGCTCACCTTCCTGAAGAAGGCACGCGAGCAGGGCTCGGACGCCACGTTCATCGTGATGACCGCCTTCGCCAGCGTGGAGACGGCGGTGGAGGCCATGCGCGCCGGCGCGGAGAACTACCTCATCAAACCGCTGGACGCCAACGCCCTGCTGGTGGTGCTGGGCAAGGCGTTGGAGAAGCGGGCCCTGACGCGCGAGGCGGAGACGCTGCGCGAGCAGGTGCGCCAGCGGACGCGCTTCCACAACATCATCGGCGAGTCGCCGCTGTTGCAGGCCGTCTATGACGTGGTCCGCCGGGCGGCGACCACCCGGGCCACGGTGCTCATCCTGGGCGAGTCCGGTACGGGCAAGGAGCTGATAGCCCAGGCCATCCACCAGGAGTCCCAGCGGCGCGACAAGCCCTTCATCAAGGTGCACTGCGCCGCGCTCTCCGAGAACCTGCTGGAGAGCGAGATCTTCGGCCACGAGAAGGGCGCCTTCACCGGCGCGATGGCCCGCAAGGAGGGCCGCTTCGAGCTGGCCGACGGGGGCACCCTCTTCCTGGATGAAATCGGGGAGATCTCCCCCTCGGTGCAGGTGAAGCTGCTGCGCGTGCTGCAGCAGCGCGAGTTCGAGCGTGTGGGCGGCACGCAGACGCTGAAGGTGGACGTGCGCATCGTCGCGGCCACGCACCGGGACCTGACGGCCGAGGTGAAGGCGGGCAAGTTCCGCGAGGACTTGTACTACCGGCTGAACGTGGTGGCGGTGACGTTGCCGCCGCTGCGCGAGCGCAAGAGCGACATCCCCGCGCTGGTGAATCACTTCCTGGAGAAGTACAGCGACTCGTACGGCAAGGACGTGCGGGGACTGGCGCCGGGCACGCTGCAGGCGCTGCTGTCGTACGACTGGCCGGGCAACATCCGCGAGCTGGAGAACGCCATCGAGCGCGCGGTGGTGCTGGCCGGGGGCTCGGAGCTGACGACGGACGATCTGCCGCCCGTGCTGCGCGGCCCGCGGCCCACCGGCTCGTCCCCCTCGTCGCTGATTCCAGGCGCCACACTGGCGCAGATCGAGCGCGAGGCCATCCTCCGCACCATGGAGATGGTGGGAGGCTCCACCACGCGCGCCGCGGAGATCCTCGGCATCAGCGTGCGCAAGGTGCAGTACCGGCTGAAGGAGTACAGCGCCGAGGCCAGCGGCAAGCCCCTGCCGAGCACCGAGGAGGAGCAGAACCCGGAGGCGGAGGCCACCTCCGAGTAA
- a CDS encoding lantibiotic dehydratase — protein MSAPMQILVPLGHFVVRTPLLGFEELAARAEGVDEASHKPVYRKRLDDLLSVPMVREALRLGSPALSRDLDVWRSAPDSGHGLKVERALVKYVSRMIGKPTPLGLMGGYTLGQVGGETRLELEAPGAYLRQSRLSYEYLHQLADALSRTSELAPELLLFPNTSLYTIAGYIRYVRTTTSNGSRRYEWVALEENEYLQRALLRAGSGATRQEVAEAIAGEEVAPSEALEFVRELVALQFLVPTLAPPLTALNGLERLAESLARTSSGKTLARRLHSVREALTEMDRVGVSRESEGHGRVMSLLEPLPVPVDPRRLVQVDLLKPGSQVRLGTEVVEELKRGITLLHRIGAFPLPMPLEHFRNAFVQRFGAREVSLLEALDPEFGITFDPMGGPDDLVGTPREDRTSEWHRASEAREDYWLGRITDALRQGLTELELTDTEVRAIPSSAPPPLPSLMTVVATVAARSEEELAAGHFRIRLDHVNAGVRLLSRAAHLFPELKEELRDALSREELASAGAVHAEIVHLPGGAVGDIVAREALHEREIVFLGQPSVPPEHQIPASDLRVSVVGKRIVLRSARLGREVIPRLSNSHDYFGWNLAVYRFLATLQHQDSTPALVFSLGRMRRARFVPRIVSGRLVLSVARWMVWREDLARAAGDGAGNSSEIERLRTTLRLPRFVYLEESEGPLLMDLDNPLSSEILLRAINKEPSTTLTEVFPGPEELSVRDGEGRHFNHELYVPFMTAAATPPRQRAPVQPGPSWTASRSHLPGSDWLYIKLYTAPMLLDPVLSHLAPMIARGRDSGVIDQWFFIRYADPEWHLRVRFHGSPSRIRSELLPLLDEAARSMQASGQLWKLQYDTYEQELERYGGPEGMAWAEKLFHRDSEFAIATCALSEDGGENSQRWWAALRATHALLVDLGFDLEERWELAKGLKDEALSRMSHELAREVLSQRYRQLRTTVQQVLESEDAGGRFDMAILEHLNTRSQRLRPHVESARREAATQGWSIRGLAGSCVHMQLNRLLTRDVQAREACIYDFLTRYYGSALARKPGERQA, from the coding sequence TTGTCCGCCCCCATGCAGATCCTCGTTCCCCTGGGACACTTCGTCGTTCGGACGCCACTGCTCGGGTTCGAGGAGCTCGCGGCCAGGGCAGAGGGTGTCGATGAGGCGTCGCACAAGCCCGTGTATCGCAAGCGGCTCGACGACCTGTTGTCTGTTCCCATGGTGCGAGAAGCCCTGCGCTTGGGTTCGCCAGCACTCAGCAGGGACCTGGATGTCTGGCGGAGTGCACCCGACAGCGGCCACGGACTGAAGGTGGAGCGGGCCCTGGTGAAGTACGTGTCGCGAATGATTGGAAAGCCCACGCCTCTCGGGCTGATGGGTGGATACACTCTCGGCCAGGTGGGCGGAGAAACCAGGCTCGAGCTCGAAGCCCCCGGTGCCTATCTCCGCCAGAGCCGCCTGAGCTACGAATACCTTCATCAGCTAGCGGATGCGCTCTCCAGGACTTCCGAGCTCGCCCCAGAGCTCCTCCTCTTCCCAAACACCAGCCTCTACACCATCGCCGGTTACATTCGATACGTGAGGACGACGACGAGCAATGGCTCGCGCCGGTATGAATGGGTGGCACTGGAAGAAAATGAGTACCTCCAGCGGGCGCTCCTCCGTGCCGGAAGTGGGGCAACACGACAGGAGGTAGCGGAAGCCATCGCGGGAGAAGAAGTGGCTCCATCGGAGGCCCTGGAGTTCGTCCGAGAGCTGGTCGCGCTCCAGTTCCTCGTGCCCACCCTGGCACCACCCCTGACGGCGCTGAATGGGCTCGAGCGGCTGGCGGAGTCCCTTGCTCGCACCTCTTCGGGGAAGACCCTGGCCCGGCGGCTTCATTCGGTCAGGGAGGCGCTGACTGAAATGGACCGGGTTGGCGTGAGTCGCGAATCCGAGGGCCATGGCAGGGTGATGAGCCTGCTCGAACCACTCCCCGTACCAGTAGACCCACGCCGTCTCGTCCAGGTCGATCTGTTGAAGCCGGGCAGTCAGGTACGGCTTGGCACCGAGGTGGTCGAGGAGTTGAAGAGGGGAATCACCCTCCTCCATCGCATCGGTGCCTTTCCGCTCCCGATGCCTCTGGAGCACTTTCGAAATGCCTTTGTTCAGCGATTCGGAGCGCGCGAGGTCTCACTGCTCGAGGCGCTCGATCCGGAGTTCGGCATCACCTTCGATCCCATGGGTGGACCGGATGACCTCGTGGGCACCCCAAGAGAGGATCGAACCTCGGAATGGCATCGAGCCTCGGAGGCACGGGAAGATTACTGGCTCGGCAGGATCACCGACGCCCTGCGGCAAGGCCTGACCGAGCTGGAGCTCACGGATACGGAGGTTCGAGCCATTCCGTCGTCCGCTCCTCCCCCACTTCCTTCCCTGATGACCGTCGTCGCCACCGTGGCTGCCCGTTCCGAGGAGGAGCTCGCGGCAGGACACTTCCGGATCCGGTTGGATCATGTCAACGCAGGGGTGCGGCTTCTCTCACGAGCCGCCCACCTCTTCCCAGAGCTGAAAGAAGAGCTCCGAGACGCACTGTCCCGCGAGGAGCTCGCGTCCGCCGGTGCGGTCCATGCCGAGATCGTGCACCTTCCGGGAGGCGCGGTCGGAGACATCGTCGCGAGGGAAGCACTCCACGAGAGGGAAATCGTCTTTCTTGGCCAACCGAGCGTCCCTCCCGAGCACCAGATTCCCGCTTCGGATCTCAGGGTCTCGGTGGTTGGAAAGCGGATCGTCCTTCGCTCCGCCCGGTTGGGACGCGAAGTGATTCCAAGGCTCTCCAATTCCCACGATTATTTCGGTTGGAACCTGGCGGTGTATCGGTTCCTCGCGACCTTGCAACACCAGGACTCGACACCCGCCCTGGTATTCAGCCTCGGGAGGATGAGACGTGCCCGCTTCGTTCCCCGAATCGTCTCGGGGCGGCTGGTTCTCTCCGTCGCCCGGTGGATGGTCTGGCGGGAAGACCTGGCCCGAGCAGCCGGCGATGGAGCTGGGAACTCCTCGGAAATCGAAAGACTGAGGACCACACTCCGACTCCCCAGATTCGTCTATCTGGAGGAGAGCGAAGGCCCTCTCTTGATGGATCTGGACAATCCCCTGTCCTCCGAAATCCTGCTACGGGCGATCAACAAAGAACCCAGCACGACCCTGACGGAAGTATTCCCCGGTCCCGAGGAGCTGAGCGTCAGGGACGGCGAGGGGCGCCACTTCAATCATGAGCTGTACGTCCCCTTCATGACCGCGGCCGCCACTCCGCCCCGGCAACGGGCTCCGGTACAGCCGGGCCCATCATGGACGGCGTCCCGGTCGCATCTCCCTGGTTCGGACTGGCTCTACATCAAGCTCTACACCGCGCCGATGTTGTTGGATCCAGTGCTGAGCCACCTGGCTCCCATGATCGCGCGGGGCCGGGATTCCGGGGTCATCGACCAGTGGTTCTTCATCCGTTACGCGGACCCCGAATGGCATCTTCGCGTCCGTTTCCACGGGAGTCCTTCGCGAATCCGCTCGGAGCTGCTCCCGCTCCTCGACGAAGCAGCCAGAAGCATGCAGGCATCGGGTCAGCTCTGGAAGCTCCAATACGACACGTACGAGCAAGAACTCGAACGTTACGGTGGCCCGGAGGGGATGGCCTGGGCGGAGAAGCTCTTCCATCGCGACAGCGAGTTCGCGATTGCCACGTGCGCATTGAGCGAGGATGGCGGCGAGAACTCCCAGAGATGGTGGGCCGCCCTTCGCGCAACGCACGCGCTCCTCGTGGATCTGGGATTCGACCTGGAGGAGCGATGGGAGCTCGCGAAGGGACTGAAGGACGAAGCCCTGTCCCGGATGAGCCATGAGCTGGCCCGGGAGGTGCTCTCCCAGCGGTACCGCCAACTTCGCACCACCGTGCAGCAGGTGCTCGAATCCGAGGACGCGGGCGGACGGTTCGACATGGCCATCCTGGAGCACCTGAACACGCGCTCCCAGCGGCTTCGCCCTCACGTGGAATCAGCCCGGCGAGAGGCCGCCACACAGGGCTGGAGCATCCGCGGACTGGCGGGCAGTTGCGTTCACATGCAGCTCAACCGGCTGCTGACGCGAGACGTGCAGGCCCGGGAAGCGTGCATCTACGACTTCCTGACCAGGTACTACGGTTCCGCGCTCGCCCGGAAGCCCGGGGAGCGGCAGGCTTGA